A stretch of the Kroppenstedtia eburnea genome encodes the following:
- a CDS encoding YeiH family protein, translating to METKPSGTNRRKGWIGGIIFTFVIAVLGYGLSHLPGFDRIGPLASAIVIAVAFRQFSGYPESIRPGIQFSSKKLLRFAIILYGLRLNIEVVLHDGLPLLVRGAGTILFAIGLTLLLARWLKANTAISLLLGVGTGVCGAAAIAAVSPILKNKDEDTAISVGIIALVGTCFAIGYTLIKPFVPLDSIQYGIWSGISLHEIAHVALAAAPAGQDALAIALLAKLGRVFLLVPLCFIFMYWMKRKNNGEADAHIEFPWFLVGFILMSFVGTYLLGKAIPVSESVMDGLSQTATLILTMAMVGLGLNVNLRDLRSKALRPLIAMVITSVLLSVVTFFVS from the coding sequence ATGGAGACCAAGCCCTCCGGCACGAATCGCCGTAAAGGCTGGATCGGCGGCATCATCTTCACCTTTGTCATTGCCGTGTTGGGTTACGGTTTATCCCATTTGCCCGGATTTGACCGGATCGGGCCCTTGGCCTCCGCGATCGTGATTGCGGTCGCTTTCCGCCAATTTTCAGGTTACCCGGAGTCGATCCGTCCCGGGATCCAATTTTCCTCCAAAAAATTGTTGCGCTTTGCGATTATCCTGTATGGGCTGCGGTTAAACATCGAAGTTGTGCTCCATGATGGGTTGCCCCTGTTGGTGCGGGGGGCGGGGACGATCCTGTTCGCCATCGGGCTGACCCTGTTGTTGGCCCGCTGGTTGAAGGCGAACACCGCCATCTCCCTTCTCCTCGGAGTGGGGACGGGGGTGTGCGGCGCCGCCGCCATTGCCGCCGTCTCCCCCATTTTGAAGAACAAGGATGAGGATACGGCGATCAGCGTTGGCATCATCGCCCTGGTCGGCACTTGTTTCGCGATCGGCTACACGCTGATCAAGCCTTTTGTGCCCCTGGACAGCATCCAGTACGGAATCTGGTCCGGAATCAGCCTGCATGAGATCGCCCATGTGGCATTGGCTGCCGCCCCCGCCGGTCAGGATGCACTGGCCATCGCGCTGTTGGCCAAATTGGGCCGCGTCTTTCTTCTTGTTCCCCTGTGTTTCATCTTCATGTACTGGATGAAACGGAAAAACAACGGGGAAGCGGATGCCCACATCGAGTTTCCATGGTTCCTCGTCGGATTTATCCTGATGAGTTTCGTCGGGACCTATCTCCTCGGCAAAGCGATTCCGGTATCGGAGAGTGTGATGGACGGTCTGTCCCAAACGGCCACCTTGATCCTGACCATGGCCATGGTCGGTCTCGGTCTCAATGTCAACCTTCGGGATTTGCGCAGCAAAGCCCTCCGTCCCCTCATCGCCATGGTGATCACTTCGGTTCTGCTCTCCGTTGTCACCTTCTTTGTCAGTTGA
- a CDS encoding polysaccharide deacetylase family protein: protein MKGTLLRTGLFLFMAVWVGFSTAWNASYAGQAGKRLQPAPEEKSTETVKAPARSESRKAEGQTEEREPQKQAQKEEPKEKPEQQQSVQKQPDEKQVAQGTKSAREKTEKKADLPVVVYQGPNEKKRVALTFDDGPDRTYTPQVLNILKGEQVPATFFVVGKEVNRNGDVAKRIVSEGHVIANHTWSHLYLPNLPDKRVEGELDRAVQAVKKATGKEMSLMRPPYGAVKGKEERITHIGHRIINWDVDTNDWKPGRTSQQILAAVKGHTVPGSIVLMHSGGGNRSATVQALPEIIRYLKQQGYEFVTVDQLLDVPAYIN, encoded by the coding sequence ATGAAGGGGACCTTGTTGCGCACGGGGCTCTTTTTGTTTATGGCCGTCTGGGTGGGTTTCTCCACAGCCTGGAACGCCTCCTATGCGGGCCAAGCAGGGAAACGACTCCAACCCGCCCCGGAGGAGAAGTCCACGGAGACGGTGAAGGCACCTGCCAGGTCAGAGTCCCGGAAAGCGGAAGGGCAGACAGAAGAGCGCGAACCACAAAAACAGGCGCAAAAAGAGGAACCGAAGGAGAAACCGGAACAACAGCAATCGGTACAAAAGCAACCGGATGAGAAGCAGGTCGCCCAGGGGACGAAATCGGCCCGGGAGAAGACAGAGAAGAAGGCGGATCTCCCGGTGGTTGTTTACCAAGGACCGAATGAGAAGAAACGAGTGGCCCTCACCTTCGATGACGGTCCGGACAGGACTTACACGCCCCAGGTGCTGAATATACTCAAAGGGGAACAAGTGCCGGCCACCTTTTTTGTCGTCGGGAAAGAGGTGAACCGAAACGGCGATGTGGCCAAACGGATCGTCTCCGAAGGCCATGTGATCGCCAACCACACTTGGAGTCACCTGTATTTACCCAATCTGCCCGACAAACGGGTCGAAGGGGAACTGGACCGCGCCGTCCAGGCAGTGAAAAAGGCGACCGGCAAGGAGATGTCCCTGATGCGCCCACCCTACGGGGCAGTCAAAGGGAAAGAAGAACGGATCACCCACATCGGACACCGCATCATCAACTGGGACGTCGACACCAACGACTGGAAGCCGGGACGCACCTCCCAACAGATTCTGGCGGCGGTGAAAGGGCATACGGTTCCGGGAAGCATCGTCCTGATGCATTCCGGCGGAGGCAACCGCTCTGCCACAGTCCAGGCTCTGCCGGAGATCATCCGCTATCTGAAACAACAAGGGTATGAGTTTGTCACTGTGGATCAACTGTTGGATGTCCCTGCCTACATAAACTGA
- the pyrE gene encoding orotate phosphoribosyltransferase, protein MDKTQMWRLEEAMERRGVLKEGHFFLSSGRHSARYMQCAQLLQHPGEAEAAGAALAELFREEEVDVVVGPALGGVIIAHETARALGVRCLFAERKEGKMTLRRGFTLQPGERVLLVEDVVTTGGSVGEVADLVQAEGATVVGIASLVDRSGGRAPFQAPFRSLMQQSIESFDPADCPLCKQGMPVEKPGSRQTEKV, encoded by the coding sequence ATGGATAAAACCCAAATGTGGCGGCTGGAAGAAGCGATGGAACGGAGGGGGGTGCTGAAGGAGGGACATTTCTTCCTCTCTTCGGGTCGCCACAGCGCCCGCTATATGCAATGTGCCCAACTGCTCCAACATCCCGGGGAAGCAGAGGCGGCGGGAGCGGCCCTGGCGGAGCTGTTCCGGGAGGAAGAGGTGGATGTGGTTGTCGGTCCCGCCCTCGGCGGAGTGATTATCGCCCATGAAACGGCACGTGCCCTCGGAGTGCGCTGCCTCTTCGCCGAACGGAAGGAAGGAAAGATGACCCTGCGCAGGGGATTCACCCTCCAACCCGGTGAGCGGGTGCTGTTGGTGGAGGATGTGGTCACCACCGGCGGCTCCGTGGGGGAAGTGGCTGACCTGGTACAAGCCGAAGGCGCCACCGTGGTGGGCATCGCCTCCCTCGTCGACCGCAGCGGCGGCCGCGCCCCTTTCCAGGCTCCCTTTCGCTCCCTGATGCAACAATCCATCGAAAGCTTTGATCCTGCCGACTGCCCTCTCTGTAAACAAGGCATGCCCGTGGAAAAGCCGGGCAGCCGGCAGACGGAAAAAGTGTAG
- a CDS encoding DMT family transporter translates to MHWVYLIFAILFEVAGTMSMKLSHGFTKLWPSLGMVVFYILAFAGLTLSLKQMPVSIAYAVWSGLGTAVIAVLGYLIFQESMTWLKAGSILLIVLGVIGLNLGEGSDASDSPEPDRHPVETVDAE, encoded by the coding sequence ATGCACTGGGTTTATTTGATCTTTGCCATCCTTTTCGAAGTTGCCGGTACCATGTCGATGAAGCTCTCCCATGGATTCACCAAATTGTGGCCTTCCCTGGGGATGGTTGTTTTTTACATTCTGGCCTTTGCCGGCCTGACGCTATCCTTGAAGCAAATGCCGGTCAGTATCGCATACGCCGTCTGGTCCGGTCTGGGCACGGCTGTCATCGCCGTGCTCGGGTATCTGATTTTCCAGGAATCGATGACTTGGCTCAAAGCCGGTTCGATTCTGCTCATCGTTCTCGGGGTGATCGGGCTCAATCTGGGTGAAGGATCCGATGCATCGGACTCACCTGAGCCAGATCGGCATCCGGTGGAAACCGTCGATGCGGAATGA
- a CDS encoding Rqc2 family fibronectin-binding protein has protein sequence MSIDGIAIRAVVHELEELLIGGRVTKIYQPGEADLILHIRNRGRNRRLLLSAHPAYPRLHLTEQATENPLTPPMFCMLLRKHCEGGVIEGIRQVGMERIIHMDLRCRDELGDEVIRRLVVEVMGRHSNIILIDPASGKILDGIRRVTPDISRHRQVLPGLLYQAPPEQDKKDPLVAEREDFLRSLHFNEGKLDRQIVARFAGIGPQTAREILHRGGLGDREQLWSAFHTLMNEIRDHLYQPQIVYDRKPAFSVIPLTHLRGERETFDSVGRCLEAFYHGKAERDRARQQNHDLIRNLKNILDKNETKIEKLTQEWTDTEKAETHRIYGELLTSFMHQVKRGDQVLKAVNYYDPESPEVTIPLDPRLTPSENAQRYFRLYNKAKSARKWNREQIEKTRRENEYLESVLVQLQNAGPREAEEIKEELQEEGWLKAKPQKKRKKQTRKPEPDTYFSSEGIPILVGRNNKQNDFLTHRIAAPTDTWLHTKEIPGSHVVIRGKSFGEATLHEAAMLAAWHSKARESSQVPVDHTLIKHVKKPSGTPPGFVIYEEQKTLYVTPEESEIRKLKRE, from the coding sequence ATGTCTATAGATGGAATCGCGATCCGGGCTGTGGTGCATGAGTTGGAGGAGTTGCTGATCGGAGGCCGGGTGACCAAGATTTATCAGCCGGGGGAAGCGGATCTGATCTTGCATATCCGTAACCGAGGCAGGAACCGGCGGCTGCTCCTGTCGGCCCACCCCGCCTATCCCCGCCTTCACCTGACAGAACAGGCGACGGAGAACCCCCTGACCCCGCCGATGTTTTGCATGCTGTTGCGGAAGCACTGCGAGGGGGGCGTGATTGAGGGGATCCGCCAGGTGGGAATGGAACGGATCATCCACATGGATCTTCGCTGCCGGGATGAGCTGGGGGACGAAGTGATCCGCCGCCTGGTGGTGGAGGTGATGGGACGGCACAGCAACATCATCTTGATCGATCCGGCCTCAGGGAAAATCCTGGACGGCATCCGCCGGGTCACCCCGGACATCAGCCGTCACCGCCAAGTCCTGCCGGGCCTCCTCTACCAAGCCCCTCCGGAGCAGGACAAAAAAGATCCCTTGGTTGCCGAACGGGAAGACTTTCTCCGCTCCCTCCATTTCAATGAGGGAAAACTGGATCGACAGATCGTGGCCCGGTTCGCCGGGATCGGCCCCCAGACCGCCCGGGAGATTCTTCACCGGGGCGGTCTGGGAGATCGGGAACAGCTTTGGTCCGCTTTTCACACCTTGATGAATGAGATCCGGGACCACCTGTACCAGCCCCAGATCGTGTATGATCGCAAACCGGCTTTCTCCGTCATTCCTCTCACCCATCTCCGGGGGGAACGGGAGACCTTCGACTCCGTCGGCCGTTGCCTGGAAGCCTTTTACCACGGGAAAGCCGAACGGGACCGGGCCCGGCAACAAAACCATGATCTGATCCGCAATCTGAAAAACATCCTCGACAAAAATGAGACCAAGATTGAGAAACTGACACAGGAATGGACCGACACCGAAAAAGCGGAGACCCACCGGATCTATGGGGAACTCCTCACCTCCTTTATGCACCAGGTGAAGCGGGGGGATCAGGTATTAAAGGCCGTCAACTACTACGACCCCGAATCACCGGAGGTGACCATCCCCCTCGACCCCCGGCTCACCCCGTCGGAAAACGCCCAGCGTTACTTCCGGCTGTACAACAAGGCCAAATCCGCCCGCAAATGGAACCGGGAGCAGATCGAAAAAACCCGCCGGGAAAATGAGTACCTGGAATCCGTCCTGGTCCAGTTGCAGAATGCCGGTCCCCGGGAAGCGGAAGAGATCAAGGAGGAGCTTCAGGAGGAAGGCTGGCTCAAGGCCAAACCGCAAAAAAAACGTAAAAAACAGACCCGTAAACCGGAACCGGACACCTACTTTTCATCGGAAGGGATTCCGATTCTGGTGGGGCGGAACAACAAGCAGAACGACTTCCTCACCCACCGGATCGCCGCCCCCACCGACACCTGGCTTCATACCAAAGAGATCCCGGGCTCCCATGTGGTCATCCGGGGAAAGAGCTTCGGGGAGGCGACTCTTCATGAGGCGGCGATGCTGGCCGCCTGGCACAGCAAAGCCCGGGAATCCAGTCAGGTCCCGGTGGATCACACCTTGATCAAGCATGTGAAGAAACCTTCCGGCACCCCTCCCGGCTTCGTCATCTACGAAGAGCAGAAAACGCTCTACGTCACGCCGGAGGAAAGTGAGATCCGCAAATTGAAGCGGGAATGA
- the dapF gene encoding diaminopimelate epimerase: MRFTKMHGLGNDFIVVTADTWPQEAPELARRLCDRRFGVGADGLVFLLPSRAGDVRMRILNADGSEAEQCGNAVRCVAKYYYERISGAKKEIIVETGAGLQSVRLETDGSQVESICVDMGRPILEADRVPVALEGERVVAHPVKIGEESFRFTAVSMGNPHAVIFVDDAAAFPVETWGPRLETHPLFPNKTNVEFVTVHSPRELEMRVWERGVGPTLACGTGACASLVAAVLNGTADRRARVRLKGGDLEIEWREGDDRVYMTGPARTVFEGEWNEGSG; encoded by the coding sequence ATGCGATTTACAAAAATGCACGGATTGGGCAACGATTTTATCGTGGTCACAGCAGACACTTGGCCACAGGAGGCCCCGGAGCTGGCCCGTCGTCTGTGTGACCGACGCTTCGGTGTGGGGGCTGACGGGCTGGTCTTCCTTCTCCCGTCCCGGGCGGGGGATGTCCGGATGCGGATTCTGAATGCCGACGGAAGCGAGGCGGAACAGTGCGGCAACGCTGTCCGTTGTGTGGCCAAGTATTATTATGAGCGGATTTCCGGGGCGAAGAAGGAGATCATCGTGGAGACGGGAGCCGGTCTGCAATCGGTCCGGCTGGAAACCGACGGGAGTCAGGTGGAAAGTATCTGCGTCGATATGGGGCGGCCGATCCTGGAGGCGGACCGGGTCCCGGTGGCCTTGGAAGGGGAGCGGGTGGTGGCTCATCCCGTCAAGATCGGGGAAGAGAGCTTCCGGTTCACTGCGGTCTCCATGGGCAATCCCCATGCGGTGATCTTTGTGGATGATGCCGCCGCCTTTCCGGTGGAGACCTGGGGTCCCCGACTGGAGACCCATCCTCTTTTTCCCAACAAAACCAACGTGGAATTTGTGACGGTTCACTCTCCCCGGGAACTGGAGATGCGGGTTTGGGAACGGGGTGTCGGTCCCACCCTCGCCTGCGGCACCGGGGCCTGTGCCTCCCTCGTGGCGGCGGTCCTGAACGGGACTGCCGATCGCCGGGCACGGGTCCGCCTCAAGGGCGGCGATCTGGAAATTGAATGGCGAGAAGGGGACGACCGGGTCTACATGACCGGCCCCGCCCGGACGGTCTTTGAAGGGGAATGGAACGAAGGATCCGGATGA
- a CDS encoding calcium-translocating P-type ATPase, SERCA-type — MEKLTAHFDVDPAEGLEDTEAEKRKEKVGPNQLAEGKRLSPLALLLNQFKDFMVLVLLAATLISGLLGEYTDAIAIIAIVLLNAVLGFIQEFRAEKSLTALKELSAPMARVKRNGSWKRIPAAELVPGDIVSLESGDRIPADLRLIHAENLYIEESALTGESVPVSKTGSVIRGGEEVPLGDRKNMAFLGTMAVRGTGIGLVVFTGMKTEMGKIAHLIQTTESMQTPLQNRLEQLGKVLIVVSLFLTAVVVLTGIIHGHDAYKMFLAGVSLAVAAIPEGLPAIVTIALALGVQRMIRRRAIVRKLPSVETLGCASVICSDKTGTLTQNKMTVTHLWVDGRRLEVSGSGYEPEGEFTFDGRKVNPGRDPGLKRLLEVAVLCNNARLIRESNREGMLRRKQESWRIDGDPTEGALMVVGAKGGHTGESLEKEWKRVREFPFDSERKMMSVLVEKGKGERILMTKGAPDVLLNRCTHLLQGGRPVPLTEAMREKILSHNDQLAAMALRNLAFACREWKGAEPGRESEAERELVFVGLAGMIDPPREEVKKAIRTCRRAGIRTVMITGDHQTTAVAIARQLGILTEGGLTVNGNELQRMSDREFEQKAKHIQVYARVSPEHKLKIVKALQKDGDVVAMTGDGVNDAPAIKAADIGIAMGITGTDVSKEASSLILSDDNFATIVSAIEEGRSIYDNIRKFISYLLASNVGEILVMFLAMLAGMPLPLVPIQILWVNLVTDGLPAMALGVDPGEEDTMDRPPRNSRESIFARGVGWKIVSRGLLIGTFTLASFWVAYHETPDDLLRAQTIAFATLVLAQLVYVFDCRSSQSVFHRNPLNNLPLVLAVVSSALLLLVVMYYPPLQPVFHTVALGFREWALVVAASTLPTLLAGLIDLVRPIRRPAHS, encoded by the coding sequence ATGGAGAAGTTGACCGCCCACTTTGATGTGGATCCGGCTGAAGGGCTGGAAGATACGGAAGCGGAGAAACGAAAGGAGAAAGTGGGGCCCAACCAGCTGGCCGAGGGGAAGAGGTTGTCCCCGCTGGCCCTGTTGTTAAACCAATTCAAGGACTTCATGGTGCTGGTGTTGCTGGCGGCCACACTGATATCCGGACTTCTGGGGGAATATACCGATGCGATCGCCATCATCGCCATCGTCCTGTTGAACGCCGTCCTCGGGTTCATCCAGGAATTCCGGGCGGAGAAATCCTTGACGGCGTTGAAGGAGCTGTCCGCCCCCATGGCCCGGGTGAAACGGAACGGTTCCTGGAAGCGGATCCCGGCGGCGGAGCTGGTGCCGGGAGATATCGTCTCCCTGGAGAGCGGGGACCGGATTCCCGCCGATCTGCGCTTGATTCACGCGGAGAATCTGTACATCGAAGAGTCGGCCCTCACAGGGGAGTCGGTGCCGGTGAGCAAGACCGGCAGTGTCATCCGCGGGGGAGAGGAGGTTCCCCTGGGAGACCGGAAAAACATGGCCTTCCTGGGGACGATGGCTGTCCGGGGCACCGGGATCGGGTTGGTGGTGTTCACCGGGATGAAGACGGAGATGGGCAAGATCGCCCACCTGATCCAAACCACGGAGTCCATGCAAACCCCTCTGCAGAACCGGCTGGAACAGCTGGGAAAAGTGCTGATCGTCGTTTCCCTGTTCCTGACGGCGGTGGTGGTGTTGACCGGGATCATTCACGGGCATGATGCCTACAAAATGTTCCTCGCCGGTGTCAGTCTGGCGGTGGCCGCGATTCCCGAGGGATTGCCGGCGATTGTCACCATCGCTCTCGCCCTCGGGGTGCAACGGATGATCCGGCGGCGGGCCATTGTCCGCAAGCTTCCGTCTGTGGAGACCTTGGGGTGTGCCTCGGTGATCTGTTCGGATAAGACCGGGACATTGACCCAGAACAAGATGACCGTCACTCATTTGTGGGTGGACGGGCGCCGGTTGGAAGTGTCGGGATCCGGTTATGAGCCTGAAGGGGAGTTCACCTTTGACGGACGGAAGGTGAACCCCGGCAGAGACCCCGGATTGAAGCGTCTGTTGGAGGTGGCGGTCCTCTGCAACAATGCGAGACTGATCCGGGAAAGCAACCGGGAAGGCATGCTGCGACGGAAACAGGAGAGCTGGCGGATCGACGGGGACCCCACGGAAGGGGCGCTGATGGTGGTCGGAGCGAAGGGGGGGCACACCGGGGAAAGCCTGGAGAAAGAGTGGAAGCGGGTGCGGGAGTTTCCCTTTGATTCAGAGCGGAAGATGATGTCGGTCCTCGTGGAAAAGGGAAAAGGAGAGCGCATCTTGATGACCAAAGGTGCTCCCGATGTGCTGCTGAACCGCTGTACCCATCTCCTGCAGGGTGGGCGCCCGGTTCCGCTCACTGAGGCGATGCGGGAGAAGATCCTGTCCCATAATGATCAGCTGGCGGCGATGGCCCTCCGCAACCTGGCCTTCGCTTGCCGCGAGTGGAAGGGGGCCGAGCCCGGCCGGGAGTCCGAAGCGGAGCGGGAGCTGGTGTTCGTCGGTTTGGCCGGGATGATCGATCCTCCCCGGGAAGAGGTGAAAAAGGCGATCCGCACCTGTCGCCGGGCCGGGATCCGAACCGTGATGATCACCGGGGATCACCAGACCACGGCCGTGGCCATCGCCCGGCAGTTGGGGATCTTGACCGAGGGAGGACTCACGGTCAACGGAAATGAACTGCAGCGGATGAGTGACCGGGAGTTTGAACAGAAAGCGAAACACATCCAGGTCTATGCCCGGGTGTCCCCCGAACACAAACTGAAGATTGTGAAAGCCTTGCAGAAGGACGGGGATGTGGTGGCCATGACCGGAGACGGGGTGAATGATGCGCCGGCGATCAAGGCGGCGGATATCGGGATTGCCATGGGGATCACCGGGACGGATGTGTCCAAGGAGGCCTCCTCCCTGATCCTGTCCGATGACAATTTTGCCACCATCGTCTCGGCGATCGAGGAAGGGCGCAGCATTTACGACAATATCCGCAAATTTATCAGCTACCTGTTGGCCAGCAATGTGGGGGAGATCCTGGTCATGTTTCTGGCGATGCTGGCCGGGATGCCCCTGCCCTTGGTCCCGATCCAGATTCTCTGGGTCAATCTGGTCACCGATGGGCTCCCGGCGATGGCCCTGGGAGTCGATCCCGGGGAAGAGGACACGATGGACCGGCCGCCCCGCAACAGCCGGGAGAGTATTTTTGCCAGAGGGGTCGGGTGGAAAATCGTCTCCCGCGGTCTGCTGATCGGCACCTTCACTCTGGCTTCTTTCTGGGTGGCGTATCATGAGACGCCGGATGATCTGTTGCGGGCCCAGACCATCGCTTTTGCCACCCTGGTGCTGGCCCAGCTGGTTTATGTTTTCGACTGCCGCAGCAGCCAGTCGGTGTTCCATCGCAACCCCTTGAACAACCTTCCGCTGGTGTTGGCCGTCGTATCCTCGGCTCTGTTGTTGCTGGTGGTGATGTACTATCCCCCGTTGCAGCCGGTTTTCCATACAGTGGCCCTGGGTTTCCGGGAATGGGCTCTGGTGGTTGCGGCATCGACGTTACCCACCCTGCTGGCGGGACTGATCGATCTCGTGCGGCCCATTCGGCGGCCCGCTCACAGCTGA
- a CDS encoding LysR family transcriptional regulator has protein sequence MDSHLRVFVTVAEKKNFSRTAEELHMTQPAVSQYIQALERTVGAKLIERNNKFVCLTKAGDIVYHHAKEIMGLYTHMQSLVDDLMQVASGNLSIGASYTFGEYILPHVIARLHGRYPLIQPTVTIGNTTEIAESVADRRLDVGIVEGEFNHERLNTESFAKDWMVIIVPADHPLTRQKEVTVPDLKKENWIVREKGSGTREATEKMFKKLGFTPDHLMEFGSTQLIKESVEAGLGISFLSNWAVRKEESLGTIHLLKMDGTPIPRKFTWITQDTPFQTKALEVFIDEMRRLETLFSTDDPRQ, from the coding sequence ATGGATTCACATTTACGCGTTTTTGTCACAGTGGCGGAAAAGAAAAACTTCTCACGGACGGCAGAAGAGCTGCACATGACCCAGCCCGCCGTCAGTCAATACATTCAAGCATTGGAACGGACGGTGGGTGCCAAGCTGATCGAGCGGAACAACAAGTTTGTCTGTCTGACCAAGGCGGGTGACATTGTTTATCATCACGCGAAGGAGATCATGGGTCTGTACACACACATGCAGTCGCTGGTGGATGATCTCATGCAGGTGGCGAGCGGGAACCTGTCGATCGGGGCCAGTTACACATTTGGAGAATATATATTGCCCCATGTGATCGCCCGGCTCCACGGGCGGTATCCCCTGATCCAACCGACGGTCACCATCGGGAACACGACAGAGATCGCAGAATCGGTTGCCGATCGCCGCCTGGATGTGGGAATTGTGGAGGGGGAATTCAACCATGAGCGGTTGAATACCGAATCCTTTGCGAAAGATTGGATGGTGATCATCGTCCCGGCGGATCATCCTTTGACCCGACAAAAAGAGGTTACCGTCCCCGATCTGAAAAAGGAGAACTGGATTGTGCGGGAGAAGGGTTCCGGCACCCGGGAGGCAACGGAGAAGATGTTTAAAAAGCTGGGTTTCACACCGGATCATCTGATGGAATTCGGCAGTACCCAACTGATCAAAGAATCCGTGGAGGCGGGCTTGGGGATCAGCTTTTTGTCCAACTGGGCGGTGCGGAAGGAAGAGTCTCTGGGTACCATCCACCTGTTGAAAATGGACGGAACCCCGATTCCCCGGAAATTCACCTGGATCACCCAGGACACCCCTTTTCAGACGAAGGCGCTGGAAGTTTTTATAGACGAAATGCGCCGGTTGGAGACGCTTTTCTCCACCGACGACCCCCGGCAATGA
- the ilvA gene encoding threonine ammonia-lyase IlvA, protein MSVEEIIVANHILKDVIIHTPLQRDPVLSAKYDCDLYLKREDLQVVRSFKIRGAYNVIRHLDPQKLERGVVCASAGNHAQGVAFSCQSLQIPGRIFMPSTTPKQKVSQVKRFGGSFVEVVLTGDTFDDSLAEALRYGEEKGMEFIHPFENPLTIAGQGTVGLEILNDLQEPVDYLFVGIGGGGLAAGVASYVKSLSPDTRVIGVEPAGAPSMKSSVEAGRVIELNEIEKFVDGAAVRQVGELTHAICRETVDEFTLVPEGKVCTTILNLYNENAIVAEPAGALSIAALDGFREQIRGKTVVCVVSGGNNDIDRMQEIKERSLIHEGLKHYFSVNFPQRAGALREFLDEVLGPDDDITRFEYTKKNSKENGPALVGIELKRKEDYAPLIDRMNRKGFHYIEINKDPHLFNLLI, encoded by the coding sequence ATGTCTGTGGAAGAGATCATCGTCGCCAATCACATCCTCAAGGATGTGATTATCCATACCCCTCTGCAGCGGGATCCGGTACTGTCAGCCAAATACGACTGCGATCTGTACCTGAAACGGGAAGATCTGCAGGTGGTTCGTTCTTTCAAAATCCGCGGAGCGTACAATGTGATCCGCCATCTCGATCCACAAAAGTTGGAGCGGGGAGTCGTCTGCGCCAGTGCCGGCAATCATGCCCAGGGTGTCGCCTTTTCCTGCCAAAGCCTGCAAATACCCGGCCGGATCTTTATGCCCAGCACCACACCCAAACAAAAGGTTTCCCAAGTGAAAAGGTTTGGCGGCTCCTTTGTGGAAGTGGTGCTCACCGGGGACACTTTTGATGACTCCCTGGCAGAGGCACTGCGTTACGGGGAAGAGAAAGGGATGGAGTTTATCCATCCCTTTGAGAATCCCCTTACCATCGCCGGCCAGGGAACAGTGGGGCTGGAGATCCTGAACGACCTGCAGGAGCCGGTGGATTACCTGTTCGTCGGTATCGGGGGAGGAGGACTGGCAGCAGGGGTGGCCTCCTACGTGAAAAGTCTCAGCCCCGACACCCGGGTGATCGGGGTGGAACCGGCGGGGGCCCCCTCCATGAAAAGCTCTGTGGAGGCGGGTCGGGTCATCGAATTGAATGAAATAGAAAAATTTGTCGACGGCGCGGCGGTGCGCCAGGTGGGAGAGCTCACCCATGCCATCTGCCGGGAGACGGTGGATGAGTTCACCCTGGTACCGGAGGGCAAGGTTTGCACCACCATCCTGAACCTGTACAACGAAAACGCCATTGTGGCCGAACCCGCCGGCGCCCTGTCCATCGCCGCCCTCGACGGCTTCCGGGAACAGATCCGCGGCAAGACGGTGGTTTGCGTGGTGAGCGGGGGCAACAACGACATCGACCGCATGCAGGAGATCAAGGAGCGCTCCCTGATTCACGAGGGATTGAAGCATTACTTCTCCGTTAACTTCCCCCAACGGGCCGGCGCCCTCCGGGAATTCCTCGATGAAGTGCTCGGCCCCGATGACGACATCACCCGCTTTGAATACACCAAGAAAAACAGCAAAGAAAACGGCCCCGCCCTCGTCGGAATCGAATTGAAACGAAAAGAGGACTACGCCCCCCTGATCGACCGCATGAACCGCAAAGGCTTCCACTACATCGAAATCAACAAGGATCCCCACCTGTTCAACCTGCTGATCTGA